The halophilic archaeon DL31 genome has a segment encoding these proteins:
- a CDS encoding hypothetical protein (KEGG: htu:Htur_4828 hypothetical protein) — protein sequence MAESSNKGGRKPRVTDDDLLDVFRSTSDPVLSTAEVAEQVPIKRRGTLNRLQSLEEDGALERKQIGGRNTVWWLVGGERITPGERAVKEDAEKARTVRDRRREDTPEAPESDPVADPLEDVDFPGGRDRDECVAVVYAARDYIKNHGGATKQDLVENVMPDYPLGYDVDKALGKIDAGDRYRGSWWRKIVKPGLKALDDVQTPPQGASTWRFTGDVGEDSTAGGVYDPTEEF from the coding sequence ATGGCTGAATCTAGTAACAAAGGCGGGCGAAAGCCCCGAGTGACCGACGACGATCTCCTCGACGTGTTTCGGTCGACGTCCGACCCCGTCCTCTCGACGGCGGAAGTCGCCGAGCAGGTGCCTATCAAACGCCGAGGGACGCTTAACCGGCTCCAGTCGCTTGAGGAGGACGGCGCCCTGGAGCGAAAACAGATCGGGGGGCGAAACACGGTGTGGTGGCTCGTCGGGGGCGAGCGGATAACTCCCGGCGAGCGCGCCGTCAAGGAGGACGCCGAGAAAGCCCGTACCGTTCGCGACCGACGCCGCGAGGACACACCCGAGGCGCCGGAGAGCGACCCCGTCGCCGACCCGCTCGAGGACGTCGACTTTCCGGGCGGCCGTGACCGCGACGAGTGTGTGGCGGTCGTCTACGCCGCGCGTGACTACATCAAAAACCACGGCGGGGCGACAAAGCAAGACCTCGTCGAGAACGTCATGCCGGACTACCCGCTCGGCTACGACGTCGACAAGGCGCTCGGGAAGATCGACGCCGGCGACCGCTACCGTGGTTCGTGGTGGCGAAAGATCGTGAAGCCCGGCCTGAAGGCGCTCGACGACGTCCAAACCCCACCACAAGGCGCGAGCACCTGGCGGTTTACGGGCGACGTCGGCGAGGATTCGACGGCCGGCGGCGTCTACGACCCGACGGAGGAGTTCTAA
- a CDS encoding hypothetical protein (KEGG: nph:NP7006A hypothetical protein) — translation MATVSDPDGDPPDVVEFVHEDDGRVTARHVESGVASFGDTEAEALRQLADALDSHFGDGESIDAPEAYLAEQGIDVEIGSDGPPPWLD, via the coding sequence ATGGCAACGGTATCGGACCCGGACGGCGACCCGCCCGACGTCGTCGAGTTCGTCCACGAAGACGACGGGCGCGTGACCGCGCGACACGTCGAATCCGGCGTGGCGTCGTTCGGCGACACGGAAGCCGAGGCGCTCCGACAGCTCGCCGACGCCCTAGATAGTCACTTCGGCGACGGTGAGTCAATCGACGCCCCCGAGGCGTACCTCGCCGAGCAGGGGATCGACGTCGAGATCGGAAGCGACGGCCCGCCCCCGTGGCTCGACTAG
- a CDS encoding Type II site-specific deoxyribonuclease (KEGG: cpb:Cphamn1_0118 type II site-specific deoxyribonuclease~PFAM: Restriction endonuclease, type II, XhoI), with protein sequence MDSIEDEVSWAVEYYWSKLSDQAAEQQESEDAARGRRAEVLGGRQLDGFATVCEEILMEAGVPEKSIYFDHEATLPGFFRATKRWDLAVIHEGELLAAIEFKSITSSFGNNLNNRTEEALGSPTDLYTAYEEGAYDPSPRPWLGYLMLMSENGNSTGSVRVSEPHFDVLEEFDGASYVDRGEQLCLRLLRQRLYDGCVFLLSDAEGGLDGEFWEPQEELAFRRFAGSLVGHIKGYLEF encoded by the coding sequence ATGGACAGCATCGAGGATGAGGTGTCGTGGGCCGTCGAGTATTACTGGTCGAAGCTCTCGGACCAGGCGGCGGAGCAGCAGGAGAGCGAGGACGCGGCCCGTGGGCGCCGGGCGGAAGTCCTCGGCGGCCGGCAGTTGGACGGCTTCGCAACCGTTTGCGAGGAGATTCTCATGGAGGCGGGCGTTCCCGAGAAGTCGATCTACTTCGACCACGAGGCGACGCTGCCGGGGTTCTTCCGCGCGACGAAGCGGTGGGACCTCGCGGTGATCCACGAGGGCGAACTCCTCGCCGCGATCGAGTTCAAGTCGATCACGAGCTCGTTCGGGAACAACCTGAACAACCGCACCGAGGAGGCGCTCGGCAGCCCAACAGATCTGTACACGGCGTACGAGGAGGGCGCGTACGACCCCTCGCCGCGGCCATGGCTCGGCTACTTGATGTTGATGTCGGAGAATGGCAATTCGACGGGCTCCGTTCGGGTGAGCGAGCCGCACTTCGACGTGCTGGAGGAGTTCGACGGCGCGTCCTACGTCGACCGCGGCGAGCAGTTGTGTCTCCGTCTGCTCCGGCAGCGGCTCTACGACGGGTGCGTGTTCCTGCTGTCGGACGCGGAAGGCGGTCTCGACGGTGAATTCTGGGAGCCACAGGAGGAGTTAGCGTTCCGGCGGTTCGCCGGATCGCTCGTGGGCCACATCAAGGGGTATCTGGAGTTTTAG